The genomic stretch AATTTTAATTGGCaggaatataatatttaattttgagAAAGGCTTTTCAAACCCAACACGAGAAAAGCCCACAAAAGAAACCCATATGATGATTGGTTTGGAATTAGGGATACATGGGTAATCCAGTGGGCCCCAGTTCTCCTTCTCTTTCCTAATCGTACCTACGCGGCCATCGTGTCCGGAAACTAATAAATATTCCCAAAACCCTAACCCCGCCATTTCCCCCTAAAACCCTAATCCCACGTCCTCCTCTtcattcttctccttcttctgcgTGTACGATTCTTCATGTACTCCAGTCGCAGGAGTGGCAGCTATGCAGAAGCTCTGTCGTGGAAACCCCGTCCTCTGCAACGCCGGCTGGTTTGAGCCACGTGCCGCCCGAGCCCTCTTTCTCTCTTCGTTGCCCGCCCTCCGCCTCCCACTTCGACCCTCCGCCGCTATCCTCTGCTCGGGCCAGTATGCCCGCCTGAAATACGCCCCCGTATACCACTCCGCTGACGATGGCTCGTACCTCTTTCGGCGGGACCGAGTGCCGGCCTCGGCCCACTCTTTGCGCGATTGGTGGGCGAGGGGCTTTAGGGCGGTCGAAGCTCTGAGGAACCGGGAGAAAGGCGGGGACTTGGAGGGTTCCGTCGAGGAGGACagcgaagaagaggaggaggatgggGTTGCGGGTGCGGAGAGGAATAGTGAAGTTCAGCAGAGGGCTTCTCTGGCTGGTGGCAAGTCAGTGGAGAGGAGGGCAAGGAGCGGTGGTTCTAGTGCGCCTCCAGCACAGGGCTTAGAACTGTTGGCGATTCCGGGGGTTGGTCCTCGGAATCTGAGGAAGTTGGTGGATAAGGGTTTCGAGGGCGTGGCCCAGCTCAAACAGCTTTACGTGGACAAGGTATATGATTGTGTTCCTGCATTACCTAATTCTAGCACTTGGATTATTTTGTTTAGTTCTCAAAGTTACCTTGAATTAGCACATATATATGAAATAAAGGTTAAAGATTGAACTAGAACAGTCCCTTTGTCGTTATTATTCTTGGAGTTGGTGTAGGTAGAGACAATCATTTAActaattatcttttattttgGGTGCTGGAGTTGTGGTTGATGGAGATAGTAATTTAACTATTTGTATTAATTTTTATAGACAAGGTTCAGTTGTTTGTCAAGTGGTAAACGAGAGAAACGATTTGGAGATTTGGATTGGTGCCATTTCATTCTTTAATGTTCCTTCAACGGGTAATATATGCTCCAAATTCCTTTTTGCTCTAGTATTGGCGCATATCGTGGatcatgtatttttttttaatgtttcctAAACTTTGTGTTAACATGTCCATTTGCATTCTTTTTTGTTTGATGGATCATGCTACTGCACTCGTATCTGCGACTTTGTAAATTGCTATGACAAATTCTCCAAATTACATAATTGAATTTTACATTTCTGGTCTGTATATAAGTGGTACTTTTCCATTCTGATATGACTTTAATATTGGTCCCCTCACAGTTTGTTGGCAAATCCAGCGATAAGATGATTGAATACTTACAGAGCTCTGTAGGAATTATCCATAAAAGCCATGCAGAGAGTATAACCTCCTTTATCAAGGAACAAGTGGATGAAGAGTTAGAAGGGGATACCATGGAGTCTACCATGAAGCTTTCACAGAAGAATAGGCTTACATTTTGTGTTGAAGGCAATATCAGTGTTGGGAAGACTACGTTCTTACAAAGAATAGCTCATGAAACAATTGAATTACGTGATCTTGTAGAAATAGTTCCAGAACCTATTGACAAGTGGCAGGATATTGGTCCTGATCACTTTAATATACTGGATGCCTTCTATGCTGAACCACAGAGGTATGCCTACACCTTCCAGAATTATGTATTTGTAACTAGGGTCATGCAGGAAAGAGAGTCGTCTGGTGGAATCAAGCCTCTTAGGTTGATGGAAAGAAGTGTTTTCAGTGATAAAATGGTGAGCATATATTATAATAGATTACAAACATGGGCATAACTAGCTTCTCCATCACACAATGTTTTTGTTTGACATGACATTTGTGTAATTTCTCTGCTTTTTAATGTCTTTATATGCAGGTCTTTGTACGTGCTGTTTATGAGGCCAAATGGATGAATGAGATGGAAATTAGCATATATGATTCATGGTTTGATCCTGTCATATCATGCCTTCCAGGGTTAATCCCTGACGGGTTCATTTATCTTAGAGCTAGCCCTGACACTTGCCATAAAAGAATGATGTCACGTAATAGAGCTGAAGAAGGTGGTGTTAGCCTACAGTACCTGAGAGATCTACATGAGAAACATGAAAGCTGGTTGTTTCCTTCTCAACATGGAAACAATGGTGTACTCTCAGTCAGTCAGTTGCCTCTGCATATGGATAGCTCTCTGCATCCTGATATAAGAGAGCGTGTTTTCTTTCTAGGAGGCGATCACATGCATCCAACCATCCAAAAGGTAGCTTTTTCATCTTGGCCTTTCCTTAATTATAACGAATTCATTGTTAGACCTAAGTAAATTTTATTGATGAGTAGGTTCCAGCTCTGGTGCTGGATTGTGAACCCAACATTGATTTCAGCAAAGACATTGAAGCTAAAAGACAGTAAGTTAAATAGTCTCGCCCTCTTCCCAAGGATACTGGCGGTAGCTAAATTTTTGCAGTttagttatttgattttttgTGTTTAGGAAAGGGTATACTTGCATACTGTCCTTTTATCTGCTCTtatagattttgtttgatatcttaatattcttGTCGtgtgcatgttttttttttttgtatttctgAACATTCTCTAAGGTTTAGAGCTGAATTGCATTCATTAAATATTCTTAGGATAATATCATCAACTTCCAGCCTTGTACGCACGAGATTTCACAACCTAACCCAATGGGAAAATCGACTCAGTAACAATGTGTCTTGTATTGACATAACTTAAAATACATATGCTTAAGCTAATGATAACATATTTATATACTTCTATAGATCAATACAATCTCTCACTTCCATCATGAGACCAATCAGGATGTTATATGATGAGTGTGACATGAGTACATGTGTAGTAGATGGTTGAAGAAATTGCAAGATAACTAGTCATAAACTGTCAGTTGATGGAATGTTGCTTACGAGATAATTGAGAATTCAAGTTGACTGTATTTGTAGTCTTACATCCACAATCAGTGAAGATCTTGATGTTCAAACTCTTGCCCTCGGGTTGAACATAGCAATCTTACCTTTGCACTGGGACCTCTCTATCCTATTTAGTAGCATGTGTAAGACTAAGGGACTTTGCTTGGGTGAGATGATTTGGTAAAAGAGCAAAAAGTGAGAATTGCATCTAAGCCCATGTTTGGTTGTCTAACTGTCTTGAATCGAAGTTGTATCTTCGGAAGTACTTATTAATAGATTGGACTAAGCTTCAGGGATTGCATACGATGGTGTGATATATGCTGGTGTCCAAACTAAATCTGCATCGGTTGGGTTTGGTTCAAGCACATGGGTTTTGGATTGCTGTACGGCAAGCACCCTTGTATAGCTCTGTTATGCTGGCTGAACAATAAAATTCATCACTTTAGGGTATCTCCCTAATGCATTCCCTTCCGAGATTATCAGATGATATTAAAATGCCCGACCGATAACAGGTGATTTGTTTATCTTACGTCTATAATTTCTCATCCTCTGATGGTCCATTGTTTATATCCAGGTATGCTCGGCAAGTCGCAGAATTCTTCGATTttgtgaagaaaaagaaagaaactacgGCTGCAGAAAATGTTAATGACAGAAAGGGCAAAGACCCAAAGGTACTGCTTCCCCATGAAAGTGGTTTGTGGATTCCAAAAGGCAGTGGCTTCCCTGAATCTACCCCATCTCTGGACTTAAGAAGAGCAATGTCCTTCCTCCCGGGTTAGCTGCTATTTGACCAAAACTTTCAGCTGTGGGTATCTGAAGTCTTTTAAGGAGATGCTGATTCTCGCCTACCATTGTACTTAATCCTGCTAGTTTATGATGGCACAAATGCTTCTGACATGAACAAGAATTTAGAATGTTGTAGTTTTATTGTCTGTAAATTACATCTGGATTACTACTAGCTCGAAATCTATTTGAACAACTGGTTGCATCTGACATGAACAACAACGGTCAATGCCTCTGCTTCCATATTCTACCCGTCTCCCGGAAAGCTTTCTTTGGTCCCTGTTTCTGAGATCAAACCACTGTTGCTTGCTGGAGAAGCTATCGAGTGCTTTGACTATTTGGAGGCCAAAATCCTGTTTCTTGGGGATCCTCGTAAAAGCCATTACGTGACGCCTCAGCAACGCTGCATCCGAAAGGAGAAATGATGAACGAGTGGAATTGGCGGAGTCAACAAGttgttctctctcttttctcagaAAAGAAATACTTTACTCCATATTAACCCATACATAACACGGCAAG from Musa acuminata AAA Group cultivar baxijiao chromosome BXJ1-3, Cavendish_Baxijiao_AAA, whole genome shotgun sequence encodes the following:
- the LOC135629134 gene encoding uncharacterized protein LOC135629134, producing the protein MQKLCRGNPVLCNAGWFEPRAARALFLSSLPALRLPLRPSAAILCSGQYARLKYAPVYHSADDGSYLFRRDRVPASAHSLRDWWARGFRAVEALRNREKGGDLEGSVEEDSEEEEEDGVAGAERNSEVQQRASLAGGKSVERRARSGGSSAPPAQGLELLAIPGVGPRNLRKLVDKGFEGVAQLKQLYVDKFVGKSSDKMIEYLQSSVGIIHKSHAESITSFIKEQVDEELEGDTMESTMKLSQKNRLTFCVEGNISVGKTTFLQRIAHETIELRDLVEIVPEPIDKWQDIGPDHFNILDAFYAEPQRYAYTFQNYVFVTRVMQERESSGGIKPLRLMERSVFSDKMVFVRAVYEAKWMNEMEISIYDSWFDPVISCLPGLIPDGFIYLRASPDTCHKRMMSRNRAEEGGVSLQYLRDLHEKHESWLFPSQHGNNGVLSVSQLPLHMDSSLHPDIRERVFFLGGDHMHPTIQKVPALVLDCEPNIDFSKDIEAKRQYARQVAEFFDFVKKKKETTAAENVNDRKGKDPKVLLPHESGLWIPKGSGFPESTPSLDLRRAMSFLPG